The following is a genomic window from Roseitalea porphyridii.
CATCGTGTCGACCTTCTCGAAAAAGCCGATCTTCGGCTATCTGGGCATGGCCTACGCGATGGTCGCCATCGGCGTCGTCGGCTTCATCGTCTGGGCTCACCACATGTACACGGTCGGCCTGTCGCTCGACACGCAGCGCTACTTCGTGTTCGCCACCATGGTCATCGCCGTGCCCACCGGCATCAAGATCTTTTCGTGGATCGCGACCATGTGGGGCGGCTCGATCGAACTGCGCACGCCGATGCTGTGGGCGATCGGCTTCATCTTCCTGTTCACCGTGGGCGGTGTGACGGGCGTTCAGCTCGCCAATGCCGGCCTCGACCGGGCCTTGCACGACACCTATTACGTGGTCGCGCACTTCCACTACGTGCTGTCGCTGGGTGCCGTGTTCGGCATCTTCGCGGCCTGGTACTACTGGTTCCCGAAGATGTTCGGCTACATGTACAACTCGACGGTCGCCCGGCTGCACTTCTGGGTCACCTTCATCGGCGTGAACCTGATCTTCTTCCCGCAGCACTTCCTGGGTCTGGCCGGCATGCCGCGCCGCTACATCGACTATCCGGAAGCCTATGCGGGCTGGAACATGGTCTCGTCCTGGGGATCGTACATCTCGGCCATCGGCGTGCTGATCTTCCTTTACGGCGTGTTCGAGGCCTTCGCCCGCAAGCGCGAGGCCGGGGCGAACCCCTGGGGTGAAGGTGCGACGACGCTCGAATGGACGCTGTCCTCGCCGCCGCCCTACCACCAGTGGGAACAGCTTCCGCGCATCAAGTAGGCACGGGACAGAATGGCGGGATGGCGCGGCCGCGCCGTCCCGCGAAACCGAAGAGCCGGGCAACCGGCCACCGCCGGCCGACCTGGCCGGCCAAACGATTGGGACAGGGGCTGCCGCATGGCGCTCGTTGACAACATCGAAGCCGCAGAGCCGCGCATATCAGAAGCGACACCGCGCGACTATTTCGACCTGCTCAAGCCGCGGGTGATGTCGCTGGTCGTCTTCACCGCTCTGGTCGGCATGCTGGTCGCGCCGGGCGCGATCAACCCGTTCATCGCCGCCGTCGCGATTCTCGCCATTGCGGTGGGGGCGGGCGCGTCCGGCGCGCTGAACATGTGGTATGACGCCGATGTCGACGCGGTCATGAGCCGCACGGCCAGGCGGCCCATCCCGTCCGGCCGCGTCGGTCGCGACGAAACGCTGGTCTTCGGCCTCGTCCTGTCGGTGCTTTCGGTGATGACGCTCGGCCTCATCACCAACTGGGTGGCCGGCGGCCTTCTCGCCTTCACCATCTTCTTCTACGCCGTCATCTACACGATGTGGCTGAAGCGGACGACGCCGCAGAACATCGTGATCGGCGGCGCGGCCGGCGCGTTTCCGCCGATGATCGGCTGGGCCGCGGTGACCGGCACGCTGACGCTCGAATCGGCCGTTCTGTTCATGATCATCTTCCTGTGGACGCCGCCGCACTTCTGGGCGCTCGCCCTGTTCAAGCTGCGCGATTACGAGATCGCCGGCATGCCGATGATGCCAAACGTTGCCGGCGAGCGCTCGACCAAGCGCCAGATGCTGGTCTATTCGGTGCTGCTCGCGGCCTTTGCCGTGCTGCCCTGGCCGCTCGGCTTCGCCGGTCCCGTCTACGGCGCGGCGGCGATACTGCTCGGCGCCAACTTCATCCGTCATGCGGTGGCGGTGTGGCGCATGGCCGACGGCGACGCGACGATGGTGCCGGCAAAGCGCCTATTCGGCTTCTCGCTGACCTACCTGTTCGCGATCTTCGCGGTCCTTTTCGTCGAAACCGTCCTCATGCGGGTGCTGGCGTGAACGCGATGGCCGAAGACCGCAAGACCGTCGAACTCACCGAGGCCCAGCAGAAGGCCCGTCGCAAGCGCTCGATCGCCATCGCGCTGTGCCTGGCCGCCTTCGTCGTCATCTTCTATGTGGTGACCGTCATCAAGCTCGGTCCCGATGTCATCAACCGGCCACTCTAGGAAAGCCATGAGCACCGCCAACCCGACCCGCCAGCAGGACAGCAAGCATCGCTCCAACGTGCGCATCGCCGCGCTGTGTCTTGCATTCTTCGCGGGTATGGTCGGGCTCGCCTACGCCTCGGTGCCGCTCTATGAACTGTTCTGCCGTGTCACCGGCTATGGCGGCACCACGCAGGTCGCCGACACATCGCCCGTCCAGGTGCTCGACAAGACGATCAATGTGCGTTTCGACGCCAACACGGGCGCCGGGCTGGGCTGGGAGTTCAAGCCCGTCGACCGGCAGGTCACGCTGAAGATCGGCGAGTTGAAGCAGGTCGCATACACCGCGCGCAACTGGCGCGAGATGGCCTCGACCGGGTCGGCGACGTTCAACGTCACGCCGCAGGCGGCCGGCGCCTACTTCAACAAGATGGAATGCTTCTGCTTCACCGAGACGACGCTGGAACCGGGCGAGCAGATGGACATGCCGGTGGTCTTCTTCATCGACCCGGCCATCGTCGACGCCAAGGAACTCAAGGACGTGTCGACCATCACGCTGTCCTACACCTTCTTCAAGATCGACGCGCCGGCCGAAACCGCCGACGCAGGCGCCGACGCGCCCGTCGAGATCGAAATCAATCCGGACGCCGAAGAGGCCGTCCGCAACGACAATCGGGGATGACTGACATGGCCGATACCCACGCCAAGAACCATGACTATCACATTCTGGAGCCCAGCCCCTGGCCGCTGATCGGCGCCATCGGGGCGCTGGTGATGGCGATCGGCGCCATCGGCTGGATGCAGGCGGGGCAGGGCAACGAGTTCTCGTTCCTCGGCATTCCCATGGCCAATCCTTGGACGTTCCTGATCGGGCTACTGATCGTGCTCTACACCATGTTCGGCTGGTGGTCGGACACGGTGCGCGAGTCGCTTCAGGGCCACCACACCCGCGTTGTGTCCCTGCACCTGCGCTACGGCATGATCATGTTCATCGCCTCGGAGGTGATGTTCTTTGCGGCATGGTTCTGGGCGGTGTTCGATGCCAGCCTTTTTTACGGCGAGGCCCAGCAGGTCGGCCGCATGGAATACACGGGCGGCCAGTGGCCCCCGGCGGGTCTGGAAGTGCTCGATCCGCTGCACCTGCCGCTCTACAACACCGTCATCCTGCTGCTGTCGGGCACGACGGTCACCTGGGCGCACCACGCGCTTCTGCACAATGATCGCGATGGCCTGAAGATGGGCCTGTGGCTGACGATCCTGCTCGCCATCCTGTTCACCTGCGTGCAGATCTACGAGTTCGCCGTCGCGCCCTATTCCTTCTCGGGATCGCTTTATGGCGCGACCTTCTTCATGGCGACGGGCTTCCATGGCTTCCATGTCTTCGTCGGAACGATCTTCCTGATCGTGTGCCTGGTACGGGCCTATGCGGGCCATTTCACGCCGCAGAAGCATTTCGGCTTCGAGGCCGCGGCCTGGTACTGGCACTTCGTCGACGTCGTCTGGCTGTTCCTGTTCTTCGTCGTCTATGTCTGGGGAACCTGGGGCGCGCCGATCTATCACCACTGATCGGTTTGGCACCAAGAACCGGGGCGGTCGTGGAAGCGCGGCCGCCCCTTGTCTATCTGAGGTTCGATGAGCGCACCGACCAAGACCGATGAGCCCGACCAGGACCGCCGCTTTCCGTGGCTGGTCGTCGTGTGCGCGCTGCCGGTGCTCGCCGTGCTTGTCATGCTCGGCAACTGGCAGGTTCAGCGGCTCGCGTGGAAGCAGGACCTGCTCGCGACGATCGAGGCGCGGCTCGATGCGGCGCCGGTCCCGGCCGCCGGGATCGCCGGTCTGGTGTCGGCAGGCGATGACATCCGTTACCGCCCCGTCGAGGCGAGGGGCACCTTCGCGCACGAGCGGGAGCAGCATTTCTTCGCCACCCACAATGGCGCCTCGGGCTACTATCTCTACACGCCGCTCGAGATGGAAGGCGACGAGGTCGTCTTCGTCAATCGCGGCTTCGTGCCGTTCGATCTCAAGGAGCTGGAGAGACGGCCCGAAAGCCTCACCGAAGGCCCTGTGGCCGTCACCGGTCTGGCGCGCGAGAGGCTGGACGGAAAGCCCTCCTTCATCGTGCCCGATAATGATCGGGAAAAGAACATCTACTACTGGAAGGACTGGAACCTGATGGTGGACCGCGCCGGCTACGCGCCGGACGATGTGCTGCCGTTCTTCATCGACGCGTTCGAGGACGAGGTGGCCGGCGGCTGGCCGATCGGCGGCGTCACCCGCATCGACCTGCCCAACAACCATCTGCAGTATGCGGTGACCTGGTACGGTCTGGCCGTGACGCTGGTGATCGTGCTTGGCGCCTTCGTCTGGCGGCGGAGGCGCTGATCTTCACACGCCGTCGGCGGCGACCCGACGCGCCATCCATTCGATGAAGCTCACCCGCGTCATGTTCCGGCGCTTTGCTTCCTCGTCGATGAAGGCAGCGACCCCCTCGTCGAGGGTCAAGTTCGCCCGAACCGTACGACCGGTCAGACGAATGAGCGGCACGAGCACGAGGGATGAACCTTTGGGAACGATGACGGCCTCCGGCGGCGTGGGCTCCGCGATCGCCAGGCCGTCCGCTTCCATCTCCAGGACATAGTCGCGCAAGGCTTCCTCGGCATTGAGAAGCGCCTCATCGATCGTCGCTCCCATCGCCACGACACCGTCCAGATCCGGGAAGGCGACGCCATAGGCGCCCCTCTTGCCATCTATGAGCGCGGGATATCGCATCGCCCCTTTCCCTGTCCTCAATTCCAGTTCGCCTTCTTCGAGATGCTGCGCAGAACACCGGGCGACAGCGTCTTGTGCCGAGGAACGGTGATGATGCCCTTGATGTGCGGGTGGCGGTAGATGTCGTGACCCGCCCCGTGCCGCGCCAGATACCAGCCTTCGGCTTTCAGCCTCCGAACGACGTCGGACGTCCGATTATCCACCCATCACTCCTCCGTGCATATATATGCACCTGTTCATGAGCGCCGCAAGGCGATAGTCTGCCATGGGTTGAGGTCCGCCGCCTTGACACCGGCATTCAAACCCTCGACATCTCTGCCATGAACGTCCACGCCACCAAACCGCCGCTGACGATCCGCCTGTGCGAGCCGCGCGGCTTCTGCGCGGGCGTCGACCGGGCGATCCAGATCGTCGTGCTGGCGCTCAAGAAGCACGGCGCACCGGTCTATGTCCGCCACGAGATCGTGCACAACAAGTTCGTCGTCGAGGCGCTGCGCGAGCGCGGCGCGGTGTTCGTCAAGGAGCTTGGCGACATCCCCCCCGAACACACGGACCGGCCGGTCGTCTTCTCCGCCCATGGGGTGCCCAAATCCGTGCCGGCCGACGCCGAGGCCCGCAACCTTCTCTATCTCGACGCCACCTGCCCGCTCGTTTCAAAGGTGCACAAGCAGGCCATGCGGCACCAGCGTCTGGGCCGGCACGTGCTGCTGGTCGGCCATGCCGGCCATCCCGAGGTGGTCGGCACGATGGGGCAACTGCCCGAGGGCGCCGTCACGCTTGTGGAGACCGCCGAACAGGTCGCCGGCCTTCAGGTGCCGGACGAGGACAATCTCGGCTTTGTCACCCAGACCACGCTGTCAGTGGACGACACCGCCGACGTCATCGCCGCGCTTCGCGAGCGGTTTCCGGCGCTCGCCGCACCGTCTTCGGACAGCATCTGCTATGCGACCACCAACCGTCAGGAGGCGGTCAAGCAGGCCGCGCTGGGCACCGACATCTTCCTGATCGTCGGCGCGCCGAATTCGTCCAATTCCATGCGGCTCGTCGAGGTCGCCAAGCGGCACGGCGCCGCCGACTCCATGCTGATCCAGCGCGCCGCCGACATCGACTGGAACCGCATCGGCAATGCGGCGACGATCGGCATGTCGGCGGGCGCCTCGGCCCCAGAAATCGTCGTCGAGGAGATCATCGACGCCTTGCGCGAAAGGCGCAACGTGACCGTCGATATCGCCCTGACCGCCGAGGAAACCGAGATGTTCCCGGTCATGCGTTCGCTGCGGGACACGCCGCTGACCGGCGACGACATGGCCTTCCTGAACGGCACCGGCAACTGACGGGCAGGGCCGCTTGGCTGTCTACACAGATATCTCCGAAGACCAGCTTCGCGCATTCCTGAAGCCTTATGGCGTCGGCGAGCTTCTGTCCTACAAGGGCATCGCCGAGGGCGTCGAGAACTCCAACTTCGCCGTGCACACGCGCGGCGGCCAGTTCATCCTCACGCTCTACGAGAAGCGCGTCCGGCGCGAGGATCTTCCCTATTTCCTCGGCCTTATGGAGCATCTGGCGACCAAGGGCATCTCATGCCCCCTGCCGGTGCGGCGCGCCGACGGCGAGATGCTGGGCGAACTGGCCGGCCGGCCTGCGGCTATGGTCACCTTTCTCGAGGGCATCTGGATGCGTCGCCCGACGCCGGTCCACTGCGCCGG
Proteins encoded in this region:
- a CDS encoding type II toxin-antitoxin system HicB family antitoxin translates to MRYPALIDGKRGAYGVAFPDLDGVVAMGATIDEALLNAEEALRDYVLEMEADGLAIAEPTPPEAVIVPKGSSLVLVPLIRLTGRTVRANLTLDEGVAAFIDEEAKRRNMTRVSFIEWMARRVAADGV
- a CDS encoding SURF1 family protein, giving the protein MSAPTKTDEPDQDRRFPWLVVVCALPVLAVLVMLGNWQVQRLAWKQDLLATIEARLDAAPVPAAGIAGLVSAGDDIRYRPVEARGTFAHEREQHFFATHNGASGYYLYTPLEMEGDEVVFVNRGFVPFDLKELERRPESLTEGPVAVTGLARERLDGKPSFIVPDNDREKNIYYWKDWNLMVDRAGYAPDDVLPFFIDAFEDEVAGGWPIGGVTRIDLPNNHLQYAVTWYGLAVTLVIVLGAFVWRRRR
- a CDS encoding cytochrome c oxidase assembly protein, with protein sequence MSTANPTRQQDSKHRSNVRIAALCLAFFAGMVGLAYASVPLYELFCRVTGYGGTTQVADTSPVQVLDKTINVRFDANTGAGLGWEFKPVDRQVTLKIGELKQVAYTARNWREMASTGSATFNVTPQAAGAYFNKMECFCFTETTLEPGEQMDMPVVFFIDPAIVDAKELKDVSTITLSYTFFKIDAPAETADAGADAPVEIEINPDAEEAVRNDNRG
- a CDS encoding cytochrome c oxidase subunit 3, with amino-acid sequence MADTHAKNHDYHILEPSPWPLIGAIGALVMAIGAIGWMQAGQGNEFSFLGIPMANPWTFLIGLLIVLYTMFGWWSDTVRESLQGHHTRVVSLHLRYGMIMFIASEVMFFAAWFWAVFDASLFYGEAQQVGRMEYTGGQWPPAGLEVLDPLHLPLYNTVILLLSGTTVTWAHHALLHNDRDGLKMGLWLTILLAILFTCVQIYEFAVAPYSFSGSLYGATFFMATGFHGFHVFVGTIFLIVCLVRAYAGHFTPQKHFGFEAAAWYWHFVDVVWLFLFFVVYVWGTWGAPIYHH
- a CDS encoding type II toxin-antitoxin system HicA family toxin, which encodes MDNRTSDVVRRLKAEGWYLARHGAGHDIYRHPHIKGIITVPRHKTLSPGVLRSISKKANWN
- a CDS encoding heme o synthase produces the protein MALVDNIEAAEPRISEATPRDYFDLLKPRVMSLVVFTALVGMLVAPGAINPFIAAVAILAIAVGAGASGALNMWYDADVDAVMSRTARRPIPSGRVGRDETLVFGLVLSVLSVMTLGLITNWVAGGLLAFTIFFYAVIYTMWLKRTTPQNIVIGGAAGAFPPMIGWAAVTGTLTLESAVLFMIIFLWTPPHFWALALFKLRDYEIAGMPMMPNVAGERSTKRQMLVYSVLLAAFAVLPWPLGFAGPVYGAAAILLGANFIRHAVAVWRMADGDATMVPAKRLFGFSLTYLFAIFAVLFVETVLMRVLA
- the ispH gene encoding 4-hydroxy-3-methylbut-2-enyl diphosphate reductase — translated: MNVHATKPPLTIRLCEPRGFCAGVDRAIQIVVLALKKHGAPVYVRHEIVHNKFVVEALRERGAVFVKELGDIPPEHTDRPVVFSAHGVPKSVPADAEARNLLYLDATCPLVSKVHKQAMRHQRLGRHVLLVGHAGHPEVVGTMGQLPEGAVTLVETAEQVAGLQVPDEDNLGFVTQTTLSVDDTADVIAALRERFPALAAPSSDSICYATTNRQEAVKQAALGTDIFLIVGAPNSSNSMRLVEVAKRHGAADSMLIQRAADIDWNRIGNAATIGMSAGASAPEIVVEEIIDALRERRNVTVDIALTAEETEMFPVMRSLRDTPLTGDDMAFLNGTGN